The proteins below come from a single Branchiostoma floridae strain S238N-H82 chromosome 5, Bfl_VNyyK, whole genome shotgun sequence genomic window:
- the LOC118416165 gene encoding DCC-interacting protein 13-alpha-like (The sequence of the model RefSeq protein was modified relative to this genomic sequence to represent the inferred CDS: added 19 bases not found in genome assembly): protein MPGVDKLLLEEALEDAPQTRSLLGVFEQDVDILNLYTSELLTACRRLVNTQHNLGSATQELSKQLLQYEKLRFPLAGEDTIINSTIQQFAKTVDEISSWHAVLATQLVDGLMFPLNKFMENDVTEAITLRESFRQASEEHDAAILKYSRLSKKRDSEKAKLERQEANDELHMARRKFHQLAMQYYAAQNSLQYKRRCAMLEPFVGYIQAQVSFFRMGQDIMNQQLEDFLKNISTSVGNVKAELSEEAQRQELLINTILAEAQVSNIYSPEPLTTQEEPDKEAKEKSEGEEVEKAQQAVEVVRAANKTLTQKAGYLNIRSRHGLMHQWDRMYFFTQGGNLMSQARNQFAGSLVMDLDNTIVEPTDVDDRRFVFQIKSPEKKGPKYVLQADSEAEQEEWVSTLHNISQGLYLKDNPQEAMKQMLGVDKSIEVAEEQAFTGMGDLAESRAQEEEAKVEAAAAAAAAASAAAAASAAAAKTEAPAVKTKETKEKKGFGINLMGRSRKTSGSSSSSSGGGGGGGGSGGGGKDPSSGPTPSPLDMIAATPIQFEIIPMGEEHQDDRPKDGPPRHVTPFVRFASVPSGPAFTRTFAARFLGSMEVGADRGSELIFAAMRQIMAARAIHSIFRTQELQIIINNDSLRLVEQANNVVMMEFGLENISMCAAHKENTRLFGFIARGPKVEGERSKYTCHVFEANSPGTEICQAVADATQNVLKQKQEEDSAEKQKEIENSILENMMATSATPPSSPSSSSSQLTNGTGTTSTSSLIKLDWDHHESEA, encoded by the exons GGTGTGTTTGAGCAGGATGTGGACATTTTGAACCTGTACACTTCAGAGCTGCTGACGGCCTGTCGGAGGCTCGTCAACACACAG CATAATTTGGGGTCAGCGACACAGGAACTCTCCAAGCAATTACTGCAGTATGAAAAACTG CGGTTTCCCCTTGCTGGTGAGGACACCATCATCAATTCTACAATCCAGCAGTTTGCCAAGACTGTAGacgag ATCAGCTCCTGGCATGCTGTACTGGCCACCCAGCTGGTGGATGGGCTCATGTTCCCTCTCAATAAGTTCATGGAGAACGATGTCACAG AGGCAATCACATTGCGAGAGAGTTTCAGACAAGCAAGTGAAG AACATGATGCTGCTATTCTCAAATATAGCAGGCTGTCTAAGAAGAGAGATAGTGAAAAG gCTAAACTGGAAAGGCAAGAGGCCAATGATGAGCTGCACATGGCAAGGAGGAAGTTTCATCAG CTAGCCATGCAGTACTACGCAGCCCAGAACTCACTACAGTACAAAAGAAGATGTGCCATGTTGGAACCTTTTGTAGGCTACATACAGGCACAG GTGAGTTTCTTCAGAATGGGACAGGACATCATGAACCAACAGCTGGAAGATTTCCTCAAGAACATCTCCACCTCAGTGGGCAA TGTTAAGGCAGAGTTGTCTGAAGAAGCCCAGAGACAGGAGCTCCTGATCAACACCATCCTGGCAGAGGCCCAGGTATCCAACATCTACTCACCTGAACCTCTAACAACACAGGAGGAGCCAGACAAGGAGGCGAAAG AGAAGAGTGAAGGTGAGGAAGTGGAGAAGGCACAGCAGGCAGTGGAGGTGGTTAGAGCAGCCAACAAAACTCTCACCCAAAAGGCAGGGTACCTCAACATAAGGAG TCGCCATGGACTAATGCACCAGTGGGACCGGATGTACTTCTTCACACAGGGAGGGAACCTCATGAGCCAGGCCAGGAACCAG TTTGCAGGCAGCCTAGTCATGGATCTGGACAACACAATAGTAGAGCCTACAGATGTGGATGACAGGAGGTTTGTCTTCCAGATCAAGTCTCCTGAGAAAAAAGG ACCCAAATATGTGCTTCAAGCTGACAGTGAAGCAGAGCAGGAGGAG TGGGTTTCAACCCTACATAACATCTCACAGGGACTGTACCTCAAGGACAACCCACAG GAGGCCATGAAACAGATGCTGGGTGTTGACAAGTCCATAGAAGTTGCTGAGGAGCAGGCCTTTACAGGCATGGGGGACCTGGCAGAGTCCAGGGCACAGGAGGAGGAGGCTAAGGTGGAGGCTGCAGCAGCCGCAGCAGCAGCCGCTTCAGCTGCAGCCGCTGCTTCAGCCGCAGCTGCAAAGACTGAAGCACCTGCAGTCAAGACAAAGGAGACTAAGGAAAAGAAGGGATTTGGGATCAATCTAAT GGGCAGATCCAGGAAAACCAGTGGGAGCAGTAGCAGCAGTAGTGggggtggtgggggagggggagggagtGGTGGTGGGGGGAAGGATCCATCCTCTGGACCTACCCCCTCCCCTCTGGACATGATTGCAGCCACTCCTATACAGTTTGAGATCATCCCCATGGGGGAAGAACACCAGGATGATCGGCCAAAAGATGGACCTCCAAG GCATGTCACGCCCTTTGTCAGATTTGCCTCTGTGCCGTCGG GACCTGCTTTCACTAGGACATTTGCAGCAAGATTTTTGGGATCCATGGAAGTCGGTGCAGACAGAG GTTCTGAGCTGATATTTGCTGCCATGCGTCAGATCATGGCAGCTCGTGCCATACACAGTATCTTCAGAACACAGGAGCTGCAAATCATCATCAATAATGACTCACTCAG ATTGGTGGAGCAGGCCAACAATGTAGTGATGATGGAG TTTGGTCTGGAAAACATTTCTATGTGTGCAGCACACAAAGAGAATACAAG ACTATTTGGGTTCATTGCAAGAGGCCCTAAAGTggaaggtgaaaggtcaaagtacACCTGCCATGTATTTGAAGCAAATTCCCCAGGAACAgag ATCTGCCAGGCAGTGGCTGATGCTACACAGAATGTACTGAAACAAAAGCAG GAGGAAGACTCTGCTGAAAAGCAAAAGGAAATAGAAAAT AGCATCCTGGAAAACATGATGGCCACCTCTGCAACCCCACCCTCCTCTCCCTCGAGTAGTTCCTCCCAGTTGACCAATGGTACCGGTACCACCTCCACCAGCAGTCTCAT AAAGTTGGATTGGGACCACCATGAGTCGGAGGCATAG